A section of the Oryza sativa Japonica Group chromosome 1, ASM3414082v1 genome encodes:
- the LOC4325540 gene encoding uncharacterized protein produces the protein MVMEDGEMSLSNLVLGFFEEAEREQRWPENGDDDDEGSSGSGAAESKAFWQNQHSQLHEALAKTSQVESRIREDTEEAIRKMRAAGAVCSCARRAAAGDCRSCTLRHVDERLRDAGYNSAICKSKWTRSPDIPSGEHSYVDVVVQTRSGKAVRVVVELNFRAEFEVARASAEYRALVTALPEVFVGRADRLRAVVKAMCAAAKQCMKENNMHMGPWRKHKYMQSKWLGTPERVAAAAAAPVAVWSPEKQTKFRASMLSFDFARAAVEVA, from the exons ATGGTTATGGAGGACGGCGAGATGAGCCTGTCGAACCTGGTGCTCGGCTTCTTCGAGGAGGCTGAGAGGGAGCAGAGATGGCCGgagaacggcgacgacgacgacgagggctccagcggcagcggcgccgccgagaGCAAGGCCTTCTGGCAGAACCAGCACTCCCAGCTGCAT GAGGCTTTGGCCAAGACCAGCCAGGTAGAGAGCAGGATACGGGAGGACACGGAGGAGGCAATCAGGAAGatgcgcgccgcgggcgccgtcTGCTCCTgcgcgaggcgggcggcggccggggacTGCCGGAGCTGCACGCTCCGGCATGTCGACGAGCGGCTGCGCGACGCCGGGTACAACAGCGCCATCTGCAAGTCCAAGTGGACGCGCTCGCCGGACATCCCTTCAG GCGAGCACAGCTACGTGGACGTGGTGGTGCAGACGAGGAGCGGCAAGGCGgtgcgggtggtggtggagctgaACTTCCGCGCCGAGTTCGAGGTGGCCCGCGCCAGCGCGGAGTACCGCGCGCTGGTGACCGCGCTGCCGGAGGTGTTCGTCGGACGCGCCGACCGGCTGCGCGCCGTCGTCAAGGCCATGTGCGCCGCGGCCAAGCAGTGCATGAAGGAGAACAACATGCACATGGGCCCCTGGAGGAAGCACAAGTACATGCAGTCCAAGTGGCTCGGCACGCCAGAGCGtgtcgcggccgcggcggcggcgccggtggcggtcTGGTCGCCGGAGAAGCAGACCAAGTTCAGGGCGTCCATGCTCAGCTTTGACTTCGCCCGGGCCGCCGTGGAGGTTGCGTGA
- the LOC4325541 gene encoding serine/threonine/tyrosine-protein kinase HT1, protein MDEEDYSWVRRTRFSHSVVRSKSGREQFGAFVEQFNRGAARRQRGPGSGFMLHGLNLEPRARLPATTSANSSVPRTTGSSNAQPSSETKPASSSSDAKLEQHEKSLNLEPRTRLSATTSANSSVPWTTGSSNAQPLSETKTASSSSDAKPEQQEKPRDHQPSQEVSTKQDDKAENDTKATATSGPLEFSFHPDEQTLRLQRACSSPVPFPSNKNMLVADAAARSSSLKVAGEGPKPKPKQRARSPPLRRDVPELFKEAKSSSKRFSTPPPRRKPSSPPAPSRSPPHVFATARAHGKPKHKKDSSANGRAKVAALEVLEKWTVDRSQLLIGHRFASGAHSRLFHGIYKEQPVAVKFIRQPEDEEDAELAAQLEKQFNTEVTTLSRLNHPNVIKLIGACSSPPVFCVITEFLSGGSLRTFLHKQEHKSLPLEKIISIGLDIANGIGYIHSQGVVHRDVKPENIIFDSEFCAKIVDFGISCEEAECDPLANDTGTFRWMAPEMMKHKPYGRKVDVYSFGLILWEMFTGSVPYEDLNPFQAAFAVFDKNERPVIPSSCPAPLRLLIEQCWASQPDKRPEFWQIVQILDKFKAVLDKDGTLDNMPCLNLQGTHDHKNWLAHWVQKLKHTHHDLSGPPPPKLM, encoded by the exons ATGGACGAGGAGGATTACTCGTGGGTTCGGCGGACAAGGTTCTCCCACTCCGTCGTCCGCTCCAAGTCCGGCAGGGAGCAGTTCGGTGCATTCGTCGAGCAGTTCAACCGCGGCGCGGCACGGAGGCAGAGAGGGCCCGGTTCAGGGTTCATGCTCCATGGCCTCAACTTGGAACCGAGGGCGAGGCTCCCAGCCACCACCTCGGCGAATTCCTCCGTTCCGAGGACGACAGGATCGTCGAATGCTCAGCCATCGTCGGAGACGAAGCCAGCTTCGTCGTCCTCGGACGCCAAACTGGAGCAGCACGAGAAGAGCCTCAACTTGGAACCAAGGACGAGGCTCTCGGCCACCACCTCGGCGAATTCCTCTGTTCCGTGGACGACAGGATCGTCGAATGCCCAGCCGTTGTCAGAGACAAAGACAGCTTCGTCCTCCTCGGACGCCAAACCGGAGCAGCAAGAGAAGCCTCGTGATCATCAGCCGTCGCAAGAAGTGTCCACCAAGCAGGATGATAAGGCTGAAAATGACACGAAGGCAACAGCCACATCTGGGCCTCTCGAGTTCTCCTTCCATCCTGATGAGCAAACCTTGAGGCTGCAGAGGGCGTGTTCCAGCCCTGTTCCTTTCCCAAGCAACAAGAACATGCTGGTGGCTGATGCTGCAGCACGTAGCTCATCTCTCAAGGTTGCCGGCGAGgggccgaagccgaagccgaaGCAGAGAGCAAGGTCCCCTCCCCTGCGTCGTGACGTTCCTGAGCTGTTCAAGGAGGCCAAATCGTCAAGCAAGAGGTTTTCCacaccgccaccgcgccggaAGCCTTCGTCTCCACCGGCGCCGAGCAGGAGCCCTCCTCATGTCTTTGCCACGGCGAGAGCGCATGGCAAGCCGAAGCATAAGAAGGATTCCTCTGCCAATGGAAGGGCGAAGGTCGCCGCACTTGAGGTGCTCGAGAAATGGACCGTCGATCGCTCGCAGCTGCTCATCGGGCACAGGTTCGCCTCCGGGGCGCACAGTCGCTTGTTCCATGGAATCTACAAGGAGCAGCCTGTCGCCGTGAAGTTCATCAGGCAACCTGAGGATGAGGAAGATGCAGAGCTGGCCGCGCAGCTTGAAAAGCAGTTCAACACGGAGGTCACCACACTGTCCCGCCTGAACCATCCTAATGTCATTAAG CTGATTGGAGCATGCAGTAGCCCACCTGTCTTTTGTGTCATCACCGAGTTTCTTTCTGGGGGTTCTTTAAGAACATTTCTGCACAAGCAGGAGCACAAATCTCTACCTTTAGAGAAGATCATTTCAATTGGTTTggatattgcaaatggcattGGATATATTCACTCACAAGGAGTTGTTCATCGTGATGTGAAACCAGAGAACATCATATTTGATTCAGAATTTTGTGCGAAGATTGTTGATTTTGGAATATCTTGTGAAGAAGCAGAGTGTGACCCTCTGGCGAATGACACTGGGACTTTCAGATGGATGGCTCCAGAGATGATGAAGCACAAACCTTATGGTCGAAAGGTTGATGTTTACAGCTTTGGCCTTATCTTATGGGAAATGTTTACCGGGTCGGTACCTTATGAAGACTTGAATCCATTCCAGGCAGCTTTTGCTGTTTTTGATAAG AACGAGAGGCCGGTCATCCCCAGTAGCTGCCCTGCGCCACTACGGCTTCTAATTGAGCAATGTTGGGCCTCGCAACCAGATAAAAGGCCTGAATTCTGGCAAATAGTACAGATATTGGACAAGTTTAAGGCGGTTCTAGATAAAGATGGAACACTGGACAATATGCCATGCTTAAACTTGCAAGGAACTCATGATCACAAGAATTGGCTAGCTCACTGGGTCCAGAAGCTCAAACATACCCATCATGATCTCTCTGGACCTCCGCCACCAAAATTGATGTAG
- the LOC4325542 gene encoding dihydroorotase, mitochondrial, with the protein MQTAATSTFFANPHVKHLPGPFLRPSPHYGALVHLPSFRNKTPISIAMAASPSPPPLQELTITRPDDWHLHLREGDVLAAVLPHSAMHFGRAIVMPNLKPPVTTTARALEYREEILRALPPGSNFVPLMTLYLTDNTSPEEIKLAKKSGVVFAVKLYPSGATTNSQDGVTDIFGKCLPVLEEMARQEMPLLVHGEVTDQHVDTFDREKVFIEKILAPLVQRLPQLKIVMEHITTMDAVNFVESCKEGHVAATVTPQHLLLNRNALFQGGLQPHNYCLPVLKRETHRQAIVSAVTSGSKQYFLGTDSAPHDKRRKECSCGCAGIYSAPVALSLYAKVFEQAGALDKLEAFTSFNGPDFYGLPRNTSKIVLRKSAWKVPDTYSYSSGEIVPMFTGNTLEWLPSDQLEE; encoded by the exons ATGCAGACCGCCGCGACCTCCACCTTCTTCGCGAACCCGCATGTGAAGCATTTGCCCGGACCTTTCCTCCGGCCGTCGCCTCATTACGGGGCCCtagtccaccttccctccttccGGAACAAGACACCGATCTCGATCGCCAtggccgcgtcgccgtcgccgccgccgctgcaggaGCTCACCATCACGCGGCCCGACGACTGGCACCTCCACCTCCGGGAAGGCGATGTCCTCGCGGCCGTGCTCCCCCACAG CGCGATGCATTTTGGGAGGGCCATCGTGATGCCCAACCTGAAGCCACCGGTGACCACGACAGCACGAGCTTTGGAGTACAGGGAGGAGATCCTCAGGGCGCTGCCGCCTGGGAGCAACTTTGTGCCGCTCATGACGCTCTACCTCACGGACAATACTAGCCCAGAGGAGATCAAGCTCGCAA AAAAGAGTGGCGTGGTTTTTGCTGTGAAGTTGTACCCTTCTGGAGCAACTACCAACTCCCAAGATGGTGTCACTGATATATTTGGGAAGTGCTTGCCTGTGCTTGAGGAAATGGCTAGGCAGGAGATGCCTTTGCTT GTTCATGGAGAAGTCACAGATCAGCATGTTGATACCTTTGATCGTGAGAAGGTTTTCATTGAGAAAATATTGGCACCACTTGTACAAAGACTGCCACAGCTGAAAATTGTTATGGAACATATCACCACTATGGATGCGGTTAACTTCGTAGAATCATGCAAAGAAG GTCATGTTGCTGCAACGGTGACTCCCCAACATCTTCTTCTCAACAGGAATGCGTTATTTCAGGGTGGCTTGCAGCCACACAACTATTGCTTACCAGTACTGAAAAGAGAAACTCATA GACAAGCAATTGTGTCTGCGGTAACAAGTGGGAGTAAACAATACTTTCTTGGTACTGACAGTGCTCCTCATGATAAACGGAGAAAAGAATGCTCCTGTGGTTGTGCAGGAATATATAGCGCTCCTGTGGCTCTTTCTCTTTATGCGAAAGTATTCGAACAg GCCGGTGCTCTTGATAAGCTAGAAGCATTTACAAGCTTCAATGGCCCAGATTTTTATGGCCTTCCAAGGAACACTTCAAAGATTGTCCTTAGAAAGAGCGCCTGGAAAGTACCTGATACATACTCATATAGTTCAGGAGAGATCGTGCCTATGTTTACTGGCAACACCCTCGAATGGCTTCCATCCGATCAACTTGAAGAGTAA
- the LOC4325543 gene encoding pentatricopeptide repeat-containing protein At2g27800, mitochondrial, translating into MTTLLRRLLLGATPADALLTGRLPFSTSSRRTPHRFRRSRRSPNPAPPSPEAVSAAIATLPSRLTPPLLSYSLSSVSDARLLLPVLTHSLRLATFRPDPGPFLVAIKRLAAADLYADFDRTCALAFSLLPSLPSPGPFLRTALYFYCQFRKIGKAFHVYTLMRASADPAARPSADTYHALFTALLSRGGGDTMVHYMYMDTVSALFRQMLEEGVPPDTRALNVLVKGYAQSLHLNDALRVFHQMRPVYGCEPDALTYSYLVHGLSEQGRTRNAREVFDEMLAKGLAPTEPACNTFVSALAMAGEAGEAERVMWDMARAGRVVDDVTRRAVVEELWRSGRRDDAERVVREMEERGIVGGAERRALLRSLHDEFGDDDLDVDDRWRNTR; encoded by the coding sequence atgaccacgctcctgcgccgcctcctctTGGGCGCCACCCCGGCCGACGCGTTGCtcaccggccgcctccccttctccacctcctcccgccgcacgccgcaccgcttccgccgcagccgccgctccccgAACCCTGCGCCGCCCTCCCCTGAAGCCGTCTCCGCGGCCATCGCCACCCTCCCGTCCCGTCTCACcccgcctctcctctcctactCCCTCTCCTCCGTCTCCGACGCCCGCCTACTCCTTCCGGTCCTCACCCACTCCCTTCGTCTCGCCACCTTCCGCCCTGACCCGGGCCCCTTCCTCGTCGCGATcaagcgcctcgccgccgccgatctctACGCCGATTTCGACCGCACCTgcgccctcgccttctccctcctcccctctctcccgtcCCCCGGGCCCTTCCTCCGCACCGCGCTCTACTTCTACTGCCAGTTCCGCAAGATCGGCAAGGCGTTCCACGTCTACACCCTCATGCGCGCCTCCGCCGACCCCGCCGCGCGCCCCTCCGCCGACACCTACCACGCGCTCTTCACCGCGCTCTtgtcccgcggcggcggcgacaccatGGTGCACTACATGTACATGGACACCGTCTCCGCTCTGTTCCGGCAGATGCTGGAGGAGGGTGTCCCGCCGGACACGCGCGCGCTCAACGTGCTCGTCAAGGGCTACGCGCAGTCGCTGCACCTCAACGACGCGCTGCGCGTGTTCCACCAGATGCGGCCCGTCTACGGTTGCGAACCGGACGCCCTCACGTACAGCTACCTGGTGCACGGGCTGAGCGAGCAGGGCCGGACGAGGAACGCCCGtgaggtgttcgatgaaatgctgGCCAAGGGGCTGGCCCCTACGGAGCCGGCGTGCAACACGTTCGTCAGTGCGCTGGCCATGGCAGGGGAGGCTGGGGAGGCGGAGCGTGTGATGTGGGACATGGCTCGGGCGGGAAGGGTGGTCGACGACGtcacgaggagggcggtggtggaggagctgTGGAGATCGGGGAGGAGGGACGACGCCGAAAGGGTGGTGAGGGAGATGGAGGAGCGAGGCATCGTGGGTGGCGCTGAGCGGAGAGCCTTGCTACGTTCGCTGCACGATGAGTTCGGTGACGACGATTTGGATGTTGATGATAGATGGCGGAACACAAGGTGA
- the LOC4325544 gene encoding uncharacterized protein isoform X1 produces MAAAVSLASPFRRVLHVPFARRAIPTSYHFFPSGRCHAALSFAAAAAGDSAVKASLDRNAAEELRSILDMAQRASQRRDVFHTNFLTPPIVKECMLAIEKLADIKAVAQGGYPQAERCRVSVGHPDCMTSNPDVVAALSISGNFRLEPCSHGDFLGAILGTGITRDKVGDILLQGERGAQVLVDPELVDYLTSTLEKVGKVGVSCTQIPLLALEYEPPRTKSFKTVESSLRVDALGSAGFKISRTKLASLISAGDVRVNWSPVSKNGVTLKAGDVVSVSGMGRLKIGEIVTTRKGKYAVELIRYL; encoded by the exons atggccgccgccgtctcgttGGCGAGCCCTTTCCGGCGAGTCCTTCACGTCCCTTTCGCACGCCGCGCTATCCCCACATCGTACCACTTCTTCCCTAGCG GACGGTGTCACGcggctctctccttcgccgcggcagcagcaggagaTTCGGCGGTTAAGGCGAGCTTGGATAGGAATGCAGCCGAGGAACTCAGGAGCATCCTGGATATG GCACAAAGGGCTTCCCAACGGAGAGATGTTTTCCACACCAATTTTCTTACTCCACCTATAGTGAAGGAGTGCATGCTGGCAATTGAGAAGTTAGCAGACATCAAAGCGGTAGCACAGGGGGGCTACCCACAG GCTGAGCGATGCCGAGTTTCAGTTGGACATCCGGACTGTATGACAAGCAACCCAGATGTAGTTGCTGCTTTGAG CATCTCAGGGAATTTCAGATTGGAACCCTGTTCTCATGGTGACTTTCTTGGTGCTATTCTTGGGACAGGAATAACAAGGGATAAAGTTGGAGATATACTTTTGCAG ggAGAGAGAGGTGCTCAGGTCCTTGTTGATCCTGAACTTGTTGACTATCTGACTTCCACACTTGAAAAG GTGGGGAAAGTTGGAGTTTCATGCACACAGATTCCTTTGCTTGCTCTAGAATATGAACCACCAAG GACCAAGTCATTTAAAACTGTAGAATCATCACTCAGGGTTGATGCCCTGGGTAGTGCAGGATTTAAAATCTCACGTACAAAGCTTGCTAGCTTGATCAG TGCTGGGGATGTCCGTGTGAATTGGTCACCAGTTTCGAAAAATGGAGTGACTCTCAAGGCTGGGGATGTTGTTTCTGTCAGTGGGATGGGGAGATTAAAG ATTGGGGAAATTGTGACTACGAGGAAAGGAAAGTACGCAGTTGAGCTGATTCGATATTTGTAG
- the LOC4325544 gene encoding uncharacterized protein isoform X2 has protein sequence MAAAVSLASPFRRVLHVPFARRAIPTSYHFFPSGRCHAALSFAAAAAGDSAVKASLDRNAAEELRSILDMAQRASQRRDVFHTNFLTPPIVKECMLAIEKLADIKAVAQGGYPQAERCRVSVGHPDCMTSNPDVVAALSISGNFRLEPCSHGDFLGAILGTGITRDKVGDILLQGERGAQVLVDPELVDYLTSTLEKVGKVGVSCTQIPLLALEYEPPRTKSFKTVESSLRVDALGSAGFKISRTKLASLISAGDVRVNWSPVSKNGVTLKAGDVVSVSGMGRLKVCKG, from the exons atggccgccgccgtctcgttGGCGAGCCCTTTCCGGCGAGTCCTTCACGTCCCTTTCGCACGCCGCGCTATCCCCACATCGTACCACTTCTTCCCTAGCG GACGGTGTCACGcggctctctccttcgccgcggcagcagcaggagaTTCGGCGGTTAAGGCGAGCTTGGATAGGAATGCAGCCGAGGAACTCAGGAGCATCCTGGATATG GCACAAAGGGCTTCCCAACGGAGAGATGTTTTCCACACCAATTTTCTTACTCCACCTATAGTGAAGGAGTGCATGCTGGCAATTGAGAAGTTAGCAGACATCAAAGCGGTAGCACAGGGGGGCTACCCACAG GCTGAGCGATGCCGAGTTTCAGTTGGACATCCGGACTGTATGACAAGCAACCCAGATGTAGTTGCTGCTTTGAG CATCTCAGGGAATTTCAGATTGGAACCCTGTTCTCATGGTGACTTTCTTGGTGCTATTCTTGGGACAGGAATAACAAGGGATAAAGTTGGAGATATACTTTTGCAG ggAGAGAGAGGTGCTCAGGTCCTTGTTGATCCTGAACTTGTTGACTATCTGACTTCCACACTTGAAAAG GTGGGGAAAGTTGGAGTTTCATGCACACAGATTCCTTTGCTTGCTCTAGAATATGAACCACCAAG GACCAAGTCATTTAAAACTGTAGAATCATCACTCAGGGTTGATGCCCTGGGTAGTGCAGGATTTAAAATCTCACGTACAAAGCTTGCTAGCTTGATCAG TGCTGGGGATGTCCGTGTGAATTGGTCACCAGTTTCGAAAAATGGAGTGACTCTCAAGGCTGGGGATGTTGTTTCTGTCAGTGGGATGGGGAGATTAAAG GTTTGCAAGGGATAA